The bacterium nucleotide sequence GAAAAAAAAGTTAAAAGTCGGAAATTTTGGCCTGGCTATATACTTATGGAGATAGATGATTCTGCTGATGATATGATTTGGCATAAAATTAAAACCACCCAAGGAGTGATTAAATTTTTGGGAGCAGGTAACCCAGTACCTCTTTCTGATATTGAAGCTGAAAAGATTATGTTTGAAATTGAAGAGAAGAAAGGAAAAGCTACTCCAAAGGTAGAATTTGATATAGGCGATAGAGTGGAAATTAAAGAGGGTCCATTTGTTAATTTTAGTGGAATGGTTGAAGAGGTAAATCCAGATAAAGAAAGATTAATAGTAAGCATATCTATCTTTGGAAGGGCAACTCCTGTTGAATTAAATTATTGGCAGGTAGAAAAAACGTAAAGGGGAAAATTGAATGGCAAACAAACCAATAAAAGCTCTAATTAAACTAAAAATTCCCGCAGGTGGAGCAACTCCAGCGCCTCCTGTTGGACCAGCTTTAGGGCAACACGGAGTGAATATAATGGAGTTTTGTAAGAGTTTTAATGCTGAAACAAAAGGTAAAGAAGGTACTATCCCTGTGGTGTTATCAGTTTATGAAGATAGGTCATACTCTTTTATTACTAAAACTCCACCAACTTCTGAATTGATAAAAAAAGCAGCAAATATAGTAAAAGGTTCAAGCGTACCTAATCAAGAAAAAGTTGGGAAGATAAAGAAGCAACAGGTTAAAGATATAGCAAAAATAAAAATGGAAGACTTGAACACAAAAGATTTGTTGCAAGCCGCTAAAATAGTTGAAGCTGTTGCAAGAAGTATGGGAGTTGAAGTTACAGATTAAAGTTTATAGGAGATGAAAGTGAAAAAATCAAAAAGGTATGAGAACCTCCTGAGCAATTTAGAAAAAGATAAAGTTTACGAGTTGGCAGAGGTTGTTGAGAAAATCAAAGAGTTACATACAAGTAAATTTGATGAAACAGTTGAAGTATCATTAAATCTTGGTATTGATTTAAAGAAACTTCAACAACCCATAAGAAATTCTGTAGTTTTACCTCATGGGGTCGGTAAACCAGTTAGGATTCTTGTTTTTGCATCAGGCGAAAATGCTGTTAAAGCTAAAAGTCTTGGAGCTGATTACGTTGGAGAGCAGGATTTAGTTGAAAAAATCAAAGGAGGTTTTCTCGATTTTGATACGGTTATAGCAACACCAGATATGATGAAACTGGTTGCGCCGCTTGGTAAAATACTCGGTCCTCGCGGACTGATGCCTAACCCTAAAACAGGAACAGTAACCAACGACCTGGAAAATATTATTGGCGAAATTAAAAAAGGTAGAATAGATTATAAGATGGATAAAGATGGCAATTTACATATACCTGTCGGAAAAGTTTCGTTTGAAAATAGTAAGTTGATAGATAATATAAATGCAGTAATGAATTCAGTGCTTGCAGTAAAACCAACCTTTGCTAAGAGTAATTATATTCGCTCATCAGCAATTTCTCTCACTATGTCTCCTTCTTTAAAGTTTGGAGCAAAAAAAGTGTTGCAGGATACTGTTTGATAAAAACTTCCTGGTTACATAAAAACAAAGAATATAAAATATTATAAATATATGCAGACAGGATGATGGAGTTAAGAAATGAAAAAATTAAAAAAAGAAGATAAGAAGAAGTTGGTATTAAAACTCACAAGTGATGTAAAGGAGAGCTATCTAAGTCTTCTAATTGGATTTTCAGGTTTATCTGTTAATGATATGCAAGGGTTGAGAAGCGATTTATCGGAGCTTGAATGTAAGATGATGGTAGTTAAAAATACCCTTATTGAAAAAACCTTTGAAAATGTAGGTATGGGAGACGCTTGCAAAGAGTTGGAAGGGTCTGTATTCCTTGTGTGGTCGAAGAGTAAAGATGAGATAGGAATTTTAAAAAAATTGGTTCGGTTTAAAGAGAAGACTGATAAGATAGATTTTAAAACAGGTATTTTAAATAATAGGGTCTTTGATAGTAAAGAGTTAACTTTGATAGGTAAGTTGCCAGATAGAAAGCAACTTGAAGCTTCTCTGGTTATGAATATTAGAATGCCTTTAACAAGAATAATTAATTCTTTAAAATATCCTACTACAAGATTAATAAATAATTTGAATCAAATAGCGGAAATTAAAAAGGAGAAATAAGATGGAAAAAAATGAGAAAAATATAATTGATGAAATAGTTGAAAAAATTGAGCAGCTTTCGGGGTTAGAATTGTCTGACCTTGCCAAGCAACTTGAAGACAAATTTGGTGTTGCAGGTATGATGGCACCAATGGGTGCAGTTGTTGGTGCTGGACAGGCTGCTGACGGTGAAGAGAAGAAAGAAGAAAAGACTCTTTTTGATGTTGTATTAAAATCTTTTGGCTCCAATAAACTTCAAGCTATTAAAGAAGTAAGAGCTATGACTGAGCTTGCACTTAAAGAAGCAAAAGAACTTGTAGAATCTTTACCGAAACCTATAAAAGAGAAAGTTTCCAAAGAAGAGGCCGAAGAAATAAAAGCTAAGTTTGATGCTATTGGTGCAGAAGCAGAAATTAATTAAATTTTTTTAAGGGGTGAAAATGAAAAAAATAGAAACTCCGGAAAATTTAAAAACACCAGACTTGCTCGAGATGCAAAAACTTCCTTATGAGAAGTTTTTAAAGAGTGAAATTGACCCTACTAAAGGGACTGGACAGGAAGGACTGGAAGAACTTTTCCGTAGAATTTTTCCCATTGAAAGCGATAATGGAAAATATAAAATAGAATATTTAAGTTATTTTCTTGAAGAACCTGTTGATTCGATAGATGAATGTATAGAGAAAAAAAGTACTTATGAATCCCGTTTAAGGGTGAAATTAGTGTTTATATCCAAAGAACAGGATATTAAAACTAAGGAACTTAAAGAAAATGAAAGAATTGAACAGGATATATATATCGGTAGCCTGCCTATAATGACAGAGAATGGGAGTTTTATAATAAACGGTATTGAAAGAGTTGTTGTAAACCAACTATTGAGATGCCCCGGAGTCTATTTTAAGGAAGAACAATCAATTGGTCCAAACGATTCATATTCTGCCAGAATATATCCTTCTCGTGGGTTATGGATAGAATTTCAGGTAGATAACCATAATTGTTTGGTGGTAGCTCTCGGTAAGAAAAAAATATATGCTACTGTTCTGCTGAAAGCACTTAATTTTACTGTTGATGAGATAAAAACTCTCTTTTATGGCGATTCAAAAGCAGTGCCTGAAACTTCTATTCTCGCTTCAACTTTAGCAAGAGATGACATAAAAACTAATGAAGAAGCGATAAAGAAAATTTATAAAGAGATGAGGCCAGGTTATGACAAGGTTAGTATGAAGGAGGCCTCTAAGTTTTTAAATGTTCTACTATTTTCTGGTGAATTTTATGACCTTTCAGGGCCCGGTAGGATGCAGATGAATAAAGTGTTAAACTTGAATTTTACCGAAAGGTATTTGAAAAGGGAAGATATAGTAGAAACTATAAGGACTCTTTTAAACCTGATAGAGAAAAAAGAAGGGGTTGTACAAGATATAGACCATCTTGGTAATAAAAGAGTTAGAACTTCTGCAGAGATTATTAAAGAACATATTTATGAAGGTCTTGTAAAACTTAAAAAATATGCTAATGAAAAGATGGTCCTATTTGATAAAGATGCAAGTAAAAAAGCAAGTTTACGACTTCTTATTAATGGTAAGATTTTGATGACAACTGTAAACGATTTTTTTGCAAGAAACCAGTTATCACAATTTCTTGAAAAGACCAATCCTTTAACAGAATTAACCCACAAGAGAAGAGTTACAGCAGTAGGAGAAGGTGGTGTTAAAGAGCGGAAAAGAGCAAGTTTTGAAGTTAGAGATGTCCACTATACTCATTTTGGGAAGGTTTGTCCCATAGAAACACCAGAAGGGGCAAATATAGGACTTATAAACTCTTTGACTGTGAATGCCAAAATTGATGATATGGGTTTTTTACAAACACCATATTATAAAGTTGAAGACGGTAAAGTAACTGATGTTATTGAATATTTGACCGCAGATCAAGAAGATGAATACGCTATTGCTCCTCCTGGGATACCTGTTGACCCTAAGACAAGAAAGATTATCCCTGAATATGTAAAAATAAGAGCAGAAGATGTCGTGAAAGAGAATTTTCCCAGTAACGAAATTGATTATATAGGTATTTCACCAGTTCAGGTTGTTAGTGTTAGTGCTTCTCTTATACCTTTTCTTGAACACGATGATTCAAATAGAGCCCTTATGGGTTCAAATATGCAGAGGCAAGCTGTTCCTCTTATAGAAAATGAAGCTCCTCTTGTTAAGACTGGTATGGAAAAGTATGTAATAAAAGATAGTGGAGTTGTTTTAAAAGCTAAGAACTCTGGTGTGGTAAATTATGTTGATAGCCAGAAAATTGTTGTGACAAGAAACAAACCTGGTTTTTTTGATTGGGAGAAACAAGATGTTTATCACTTGAGAGGTTTTTTTAGAACCAATCAAGATACCTGTTTCCATCAACGCCCTATTGTGAAGATGGGTGAAAAAGTGGAAGAAGGGCAGATAATATCTGATGGTCCTTGTTCCTCAGAAAAAGGAGAACTTTCACTTGGTAAAAACCTTCTTGTAGCACTTATGCCTTGGCGTGGATACAATTATGAAGATGCAATTTTGTTAAGTGAAAGACTTGTTAAAGAAGACCTCTTTACTTCTATTCATATAAAAGAGTTTGAAGTAAAAGCTGTAGACACAGAACTCGGTGTAGAAGAGATAACTAGCGACTTACCTAATACGCCTGAAGAAAGGTTGAAAAACCTTGACAAGTCAGGGATAATACGGATTGGGGCAGATGTTGAGGCAGACGACATACTTGTTGGTAAAGTTACGCCGAGAGGTGAATCTGATATTACTCCAGAAGAAAAACTTTTGAGGGTTATATTTGGAGAAAAAGCTAAAGATGTTCAGAATACCTCTTTAAAAGTTCCACCCGGAACAAGAGGGACTGTTGTTAATGTAAGAAAATATTTTCGTAAAGATCCTGCACAAGAAAAAGAAAATAATGCAACTATAAAAGAACTTGAAGTAAATTATAGTAAGAAAGAGAGTGCTATTAAAAAAATTATTGGAGAGAAACTTGTAGAGTATCTCTCATCTAAAAAGATTAATCTTGCAGGTAGGTTCAATAATCCAGAATCTTGGAGCAAGTTAATAGATAAAGTACCCGAAAAAAATAGAAACGATGTTGCTAAGATAGTTAAGATAGGTGAAGATGAACTATATAAAATTAAGAATCAGTTAAAGAATGAAAAAGTAAAAATCAGAAAAGGGTATGAATTTGATGCTGATACATTATGTAAGATTGTGGTAGAAATAGCTGTTAAGAAAAAAATCTCTGTTGGCGATAAAATGAGTGGAAGGCACGGTAACAAGGGAGTAGTGTCTAAAGTTTTACCTGAAGAAGATATGCCATTTTTGAAAGATGGTACGCCAGTAGATATTGTTCTGAACCCTCTTGGGGTGCCCTCAAGAATGAATATCGGACAGGTTTTAGAAATTCATCTTGGTAGAGCGCTTAAAGCTCTCGGTTATAGTTTGGAGACCCCAGTTTTTGATAGTATAAAAGAGTTAGAAATAAAAAATCTTTTAGAGGAAGCTGGATTGGCAAGGGATGGAAAAGATATTCTTTATGATGGACAGACAGGTGAACCTTTTAATCAAAAGGTGACAGTTGGATATATGTATATGATGAAACTTAAACACCTTGCTGATGAAAAAGTGCATACAAGAAGTACCGGTGCATATTCTCTTATAACCCAACAACCTCTTGGTGGAAGGGCACAGTTTGGTGGTCAGAGGTTTGGTGAGATGGAGGTATGGGCTTTAGAAGGGTACGGAGCTGCACATACCCTTAAAGAGATGCTTACAGTTAAGAGCGATGACACTGAAGGCCGAAAACTTATGTATGAAAGTATTGCTAAAGGGCAAGACTATCGTGGAAACAATATTCCTGAATCTTTTAATGTTTTAAGAAAAGAGTTACAAGGGATAGGTTTAGACTTAAAAGTTGATGGTATGAGAGTTGGGAAAAAGAATAAAGAATTTGCTTTTATAAGAATTATCTCTCCAGAAGGTATGAAAGAATTATCTCATGGAGAAGTAAAAAAAGCAGAAACTCTCAATTATAGAACTTTTAAACCTGAAAGGGATGGGCTCTTTTGTGAGAGGATTTTTGGTCCAGCTAAAAATTATGAATGTTCTTGCGGTAAATATAAGAAACTAAGATATAAAGGAATTGTTTGTGATAGATGTGAAGTTGAAGTGACTACTTCAAAAGTTCGCAGGGAGCGTATGGGGCATATTGAACTGGCAACTCCTGTATCATATATATGGTTATTAAAGAGTATCCATAATTGGATGGGTTTGTTGTTGGATATGTCTATGTCTGACCTTGAGAAGGTCTGTTACTATGAAGGTTATATTGTTTTAGACCCTGGAAATACTCCTTTAGAAGAAAAACATATTATGATAGAGGATGAGTATTACCAAAACTTAGATAAATATGGTAATAAATTTAAGGTTGGTATTGGCGCTGAGGCAATACAGCAGTTGCTTGAAAAATTAGATTTAACAAAAATGGAAGAAGAAATAAAGGAACAGTTGGGAAGTAAAAAGAGAAAAGATTATGCTACAAGAAGAAATTTAATAAGAAAATTAAGAATGGTGGAAGGGCTTATTAAAACCAAGATTAAACCAGAGTTCCTTATAACAAAAACATTGATGGTTACGCCTCCTGATTTAAGGCCTTTATTGCCTTTAGATGGTGGCAGGTTTGTAGCGTCTGACCTTAATGACCTTTATCAGAGAGTAATAAATAGAAATAATCGTTTAAAAAAACTTATGCAATTACAGGCTCCTGATATAATTGTAAGAAATGAAAAAAGGATGTTACAGGAATCTGTTGACGCTCTTTTAGATAATGGCAAACATGGTATGGCAGTATTAGGTAAAGGCAAAAGACCTCTTAAATCTTTAACTGATGCTCTGCGTGGAAAACAAGGTCGGTTTAGACAGAATCTACTTGGAAAGCGGGTCGACTATTCCGGTAGAGCAGTTATTGTTGTTGGTCCTGAACTAAAACTTAACCAATGCGGTCTACCTAAAGAGATGGCGCTTGAGTTGTTTGGACCTTTTGTCCTACGAGAACTGAGAAAAAAAGAGTATTTCCATACACTTGGCAGTGCAAAAAGAGCTATAAGAGAAAACTTACCTGAGGTATGGGAAATTCTTGAAAGAGTTAGTAAAAAACATCCAGTGTTATTAAATAGGCAACCTACATTACATAGGTTGAGTATACAGGCATTTGAACCTAAACTTATTGAGGGTAATGTTATAACTATTCACCCTCTTGTTTGCCCTGCATTTAACGCTGATTTTGACGGTGATACAATGAGTGTGCATCTTCCGTTAACACCTGAAGCTTGTATTGAATCAAAACTTTTAATGCAAGCAAATACACAC carries:
- the rplL gene encoding 50S ribosomal protein L7/L12, producing the protein MEKNEKNIIDEIVEKIEQLSGLELSDLAKQLEDKFGVAGMMAPMGAVVGAGQAADGEEKKEEKTLFDVVLKSFGSNKLQAIKEVRAMTELALKEAKELVESLPKPIKEKVSKEEAEEIKAKFDAIGAEAEIN
- the rplA gene encoding 50S ribosomal protein L1; protein product: MKVKKSKRYENLLSNLEKDKVYELAEVVEKIKELHTSKFDETVEVSLNLGIDLKKLQQPIRNSVVLPHGVGKPVRILVFASGENAVKAKSLGADYVGEQDLVEKIKGGFLDFDTVIATPDMMKLVAPLGKILGPRGLMPNPKTGTVTNDLENIIGEIKKGRIDYKMDKDGNLHIPVGKVSFENSKLIDNINAVMNSVLAVKPTFAKSNYIRSSAISLTMSPSLKFGAKKVLQDTV
- the rplK gene encoding 50S ribosomal protein L11; the encoded protein is MANKPIKALIKLKIPAGGATPAPPVGPALGQHGVNIMEFCKSFNAETKGKEGTIPVVLSVYEDRSYSFITKTPPTSELIKKAANIVKGSSVPNQEKVGKIKKQQVKDIAKIKMEDLNTKDLLQAAKIVEAVARSMGVEVTD
- the nusG gene encoding transcription termination/antitermination protein NusG, producing the protein MGKWYILQVKTGHEDKIKKLLENSDDSILKKIEQVVVPKEDIIEVVKGEKKVKSRKFWPGYILMEIDDSADDMIWHKIKTTQGVIKFLGAGNPVPLSDIEAEKIMFEIEEKKGKATPKVEFDIGDRVEIKEGPFVNFSGMVEEVNPDKERLIVSISIFGRATPVELNYWQVEKT
- the rplJ gene encoding 50S ribosomal protein L10, with product MKKLKKEDKKKLVLKLTSDVKESYLSLLIGFSGLSVNDMQGLRSDLSELECKMMVVKNTLIEKTFENVGMGDACKELEGSVFLVWSKSKDEIGILKKLVRFKEKTDKIDFKTGILNNRVFDSKELTLIGKLPDRKQLEASLVMNIRMPLTRIINSLKYPTTRLINNLNQIAEIKKEK
- the rpoB gene encoding DNA-directed RNA polymerase subunit beta, which gives rise to MKKIETPENLKTPDLLEMQKLPYEKFLKSEIDPTKGTGQEGLEELFRRIFPIESDNGKYKIEYLSYFLEEPVDSIDECIEKKSTYESRLRVKLVFISKEQDIKTKELKENERIEQDIYIGSLPIMTENGSFIINGIERVVVNQLLRCPGVYFKEEQSIGPNDSYSARIYPSRGLWIEFQVDNHNCLVVALGKKKIYATVLLKALNFTVDEIKTLFYGDSKAVPETSILASTLARDDIKTNEEAIKKIYKEMRPGYDKVSMKEASKFLNVLLFSGEFYDLSGPGRMQMNKVLNLNFTERYLKREDIVETIRTLLNLIEKKEGVVQDIDHLGNKRVRTSAEIIKEHIYEGLVKLKKYANEKMVLFDKDASKKASLRLLINGKILMTTVNDFFARNQLSQFLEKTNPLTELTHKRRVTAVGEGGVKERKRASFEVRDVHYTHFGKVCPIETPEGANIGLINSLTVNAKIDDMGFLQTPYYKVEDGKVTDVIEYLTADQEDEYAIAPPGIPVDPKTRKIIPEYVKIRAEDVVKENFPSNEIDYIGISPVQVVSVSASLIPFLEHDDSNRALMGSNMQRQAVPLIENEAPLVKTGMEKYVIKDSGVVLKAKNSGVVNYVDSQKIVVTRNKPGFFDWEKQDVYHLRGFFRTNQDTCFHQRPIVKMGEKVEEGQIISDGPCSSEKGELSLGKNLLVALMPWRGYNYEDAILLSERLVKEDLFTSIHIKEFEVKAVDTELGVEEITSDLPNTPEERLKNLDKSGIIRIGADVEADDILVGKVTPRGESDITPEEKLLRVIFGEKAKDVQNTSLKVPPGTRGTVVNVRKYFRKDPAQEKENNATIKELEVNYSKKESAIKKIIGEKLVEYLSSKKINLAGRFNNPESWSKLIDKVPEKNRNDVAKIVKIGEDELYKIKNQLKNEKVKIRKGYEFDADTLCKIVVEIAVKKKISVGDKMSGRHGNKGVVSKVLPEEDMPFLKDGTPVDIVLNPLGVPSRMNIGQVLEIHLGRALKALGYSLETPVFDSIKELEIKNLLEEAGLARDGKDILYDGQTGEPFNQKVTVGYMYMMKLKHLADEKVHTRSTGAYSLITQQPLGGRAQFGGQRFGEMEVWALEGYGAAHTLKEMLTVKSDDTEGRKLMYESIAKGQDYRGNNIPESFNVLRKELQGIGLDLKVDGMRVGKKNKEFAFIRIISPEGMKELSHGEVKKAETLNYRTFKPERDGLFCERIFGPAKNYECSCGKYKKLRYKGIVCDRCEVEVTTSKVRRERMGHIELATPVSYIWLLKSIHNWMGLLLDMSMSDLEKVCYYEGYIVLDPGNTPLEEKHIMIEDEYYQNLDKYGNKFKVGIGAEAIQQLLEKLDLTKMEEEIKEQLGSKKRKDYATRRNLIRKLRMVEGLIKTKIKPEFLITKTLMVTPPDLRPLLPLDGGRFVASDLNDLYQRVINRNNRLKKLMQLQAPDIIVRNEKRMLQESVDALLDNGKHGMAVLGKGKRPLKSLTDALRGKQGRFRQNLLGKRVDYSGRAVIVVGPELKLNQCGLPKEMALELFGPFVLRELRKKEYFHTLGSAKRAIRENLPEVWEILERVSKKHPVLLNRQPTLHRLSIQAFEPKLIEGNVITIHPLVCPAFNADFDGDTMSVHLPLTPEACIESKLLMQANTHIFSPASGKPIATPTRDIVVGCTYLTFQSEEEPFELETIIDGKKINSAISSFEEAIYLYEFGAFSLHRPIKVRDKQGVEFVTTVGRIIFNNLIPEEVEFKNEKFESPMLESITEEIFDKCGYEKTVDFLDSAKDVGFKFATKGGVTIGIDDLRIPEEKQKIVEAAEKEKDTVERNHKRGIISDGERYNKIIDIWTTATNRIGRAVMDTIAQTGGKDNFYINPIYLMVSSGARGNRSQANQLMGMRGLMIKPVSEHQRKKQDVREILETPVKSNFRVGLDLLEYYNAIHGGRKGLVDTALKTSDAGYLSRRLIDVAHALIVTEEDCGT